In the Candidatus Atribacteria bacterium ADurb.Bin276 genome, GGCAGACCGGTGTGTCTGCCCCAATGGGGTTTGCTCCATTGTCTATCCATCAATTGTACCCGGCATCTCTCCTAACGATTTCATATTGTTGGAATCCAATCGGGTTATGTTGATAACAAAAAGGATATGATTTAATATGGGGGAGGAAAAGAGGAGAATATATTATTGTAGATCTATACATCCAGACGAAGATTTACCACTATTCAAATTTGATTTACTTGATGATGAGATTATAATTTTTAATCTAAATAATCAACCCGTCCAAAATCCTTATTTATTTATTGTAAAAGCTGTTTTAGTTCGGTTTCACTCCCCCAGTCTTTCATCGTTCTTCATTGTTATCCTTCTTTAAAAAATTCAAGAATCAAGGACTGGACTTTAGTTACTTCTTGTAAAGACTCCTTTTATCAAATCTCTTCTAAAAGATCAGTATTATTTAATAAATAATGTATAGCGCCTACAATACTCGCATCCTTTTTCAGTTCTGATATTTCAAGCTTTGGCATATGTAGAACTCTGTCTTTAATTTCTCCATTAATAAGATCAAGTAGATATTTACCAGCATTAGAAAATCCTCCACCAAAAATAACTATTTCTGGTGTAAGTAGATTAATTATATTCGCTAAAGCCATATTAAAATAACGGAAAGAGCTTTTCAAAATCTCGGTTGCTTCCTGATCACCTTCCATTGCTGCTTGAAAAACGGTTCGGCCGGTAATTTTGTCCTGGTCACCTTGTACTAATTCAAGGATTCTTGATTGAGGGTTTTCTTTAACTTTTTCCAGACCTTTATTTTGTAATGCATATCCAGAAATTCTTTTTTCTAAACATCCAAATTCATACGGCTTTACTGTATTATTCATAAATTCTTGAAGACTTGAATAAAAATAGCCAAATTCTCCAGCTGAGTTGTTCATTCCAAAATAAATATTGCCATCAATCATAAACGAACATCCTAAGCCATATGCAAAATCGATGTACAATACGTTTTTATACTCTTTCGCTTTTCCTGCTACTTTTTCTCCAAGCAAAGAAAGCTTGGTCGAGTGGTTTATGATCACAGGAACATGATATTCAGATTCAAAATAGTTCTTTATATCTGCTCCTTCGTTTTGGGTATTTACTGGGGACCATTTCAGTTCTTTTCCTCGCTCGGTATAAACTCCTGGTGCAATGCATGATATTTTAAAAATGAGGCTCGGTTCGATTTTTAAGTTATTTATCAATAAATGAATAAGATCTTTGGCGATTTCAAGTTTATCGTTTAATCGATCTTGTTTTTTAAATTTTTCGTTCGCTTTATCGAGGATATTTCCTTTTAAGTCTGAAATGGCAACCGTACAGTCTTCTCTTCCTAAATCGGTCGCAACAATATATTTCCTTAAATTATTAAAGCTGATTAGAATTGGTTTTCTTCCTCCTTTTGATTCGCCAATTCCAATTTCATTAATAATTTCTCTTTGAAGTAAATAATCTATAAGGTTTGAAACCGTAGGCTTAGATATTTTGGTAATCCTAACGATGTCGGCTCTTGATAGTGGTTCATGTTTGATAATGGTATTCAGAATTAGGTTTAAATTATTTTTTTTAACGTCTCTTTGTGATTGTTTTAGATAATGCATATAACACGTTTCCTCGTATTTTTTTAATATATATAGATAATAAACTTAACTAACCAAGTTGTCAATACTATTGTATATTATTTATATTACTCACCTATTGCAATTTAATAGTATCACTTTTCCTTTCAACCGTGCTGAAAGATTTTCACAAAATAAGCAAGTAACTCTTTTACTTTTTTTTCTGAAAGGACTAAAACCTGTTTCATTGTTGATTTGAGAAGCTCAAGGAGAAAAGCCAGAGCTTCCATGAGTGTCATATCCTAAATCACATCATAATAATATTGAAAAGCTATCCAATTGTCCTGGGATCGGAGTTCCTCCGGGAGAAAACTGCCAGTATAATATAGCGGATAAAGACAACCCGAGCATACAATGGTTTATTGGTGAGATTGAAGTTTACTACCATTGAACCAAGGATATTGTTATTCGTTCTTTTTTGAGTTCTGGTGAAAAGAAAGAGGGAGCGGCTTTTTCCAATTTCCCGGTAATTAAATTCCTCAACTAAAAGCTTTATGAATTCAAGAATCAAGACCTGACCCCAAGATTTTCACTTCACCTATTGTTCCATTTCATACTATATCGAATTCTTTTTAAATCCTCTCCTTTTGTTGGTTTACGAAATACAAACATATGTTCATGCATTATCATAAGGAAATTATATTCTCCAACTTTTCTTTTCCAATAGGGTGTTGATTTACAATTGTGTTGTACCTTGATTATATCTTCTTTTAGGACAAAGCCATTTTTCAAGAATAATTCCAGCACATAATAAGAAAGAGGGATATAGTGCTGGGCTTTCCTGGTATCCCCAATTAGTATGGCGCAATAAGCGTTTTCTTTTAATACTCTATAGAATTCTTTAATACCTTGTTCTAATTCTTGGCAAAATTTATCAACACTACTAATGTTAGAAAGATCTTTCGGTATTTTCCCTTCAGAATACTTAATGATGTTAAGGTACGGTGGGTGAGTGAGAATTAGGTCAATACTATCATCATTGATTCCATTTAAACTTCGAACATCTCCTAAATTAACTATTTGTGGTAAAGAATTCGTATATTCAAATTGTAAATTATCAGTGGTAATACGAATAGCATCTGGATTAATATCTCTGCCAATTCCTCGGCGATGTAAGGTTTTAGTTTCAATAAGAGTTGTTCCTCCACCAACCATAGGGTCAAGAACTGTATCTCCTTCTTGAGAATAACGTAGGATAATATTACGAGCTATTTGTGGAGCAAAATTACCCCGAAAGCTTGGATTATGAGTATACCAAGTACCTCTTTCTGGAACAGACCAAACCGTAGTGTTTTCTAATTGGAAACTTGTAATATCTGACATAGGATTTTCTCTAAAAGCCCCTTTCTTGCAAAATGTAAATTGAGTGGATAATCTATCAATTCTAATCCCTTTCGGATTTGATTTTTTTGACCTTTCCAGCCAAAGCCATCGGTTATCCAAATAAAATAAAAACCGTTTTCAAGTAATTCATTCTGCCGATTAATATATGAGTCAACAATTTCTTGAGGTTTTGAACCTTTTCCGGAAAAGAAGTTAACTTCAATATTGACAATTTTATTCTTATCCCCGACTAGAGCGAAATCAGCTTTCCGATTAAGAAGTGAAGTTGAAATCTCAAGATCATAATGATCTACAAGATATCTGAAGTATTTTTGATTTTCAATCTGAAAGAGTAAGTTTCTTCGTTTTACTATTTCCTGGATAATAGGACCTACAACAAGTTCCATTGCTTCTCCGCTTCGATTCTTACGAGCATGGGTATCTAAGCCTACCTCTACTCCAGTCACATAATCTTGAATATTTTGACAACTCGTGTTTTGAAAAAAGTCTGTGAGTCCAGTTCTTTCAAAAAAAATTATCAGTTCTTCAATTTCTTGGTTTGATAGAGATCGTTTTTGAAAATCATGTATAACTGTATCAGAGTCAGCATCGGTAAAGTCTTTAATGACTTTTATCTTCATATCACGTATAGCAAGCAGCAATGGAATAACAGGGAGTACTTCCGGGTAACCAGTTACCAATTTATGGAGAGTCAAATTAAAATTAGGACAATGAACGAGAGAATTTAAAAGATTTAACTCAATTCTATACTTTTCTATATTTTGTTTAATCTTTTCCCAGTTAACAAAAAATTGGTATCCTCGGTTAGTATCCACAAGAGTATCATGAAAATAATCCACTAAATCATCGAAGGATTTATTGCTGAAGAAATTCTGATAGAGAGATAAATTCATCCTACTTTTTCTCCATAGTTGCGAATAATTAATTCA is a window encoding:
- the dpnB gene encoding Type-2 restriction enzyme DpnII, whose translation is MNLSLYQNFFSNKSFDDLVDYFHDTLVDTNRGYQFFVNWEKIKQNIEKYRIELNLLNSLVHCPNFNLTLHKLVTGYPEVLPVIPLLLAIRDMKIKVIKDFTDADSDTVIHDFQKRSLSNQEIEELIIFFERTGLTDFFQNTSCQNIQDYVTGVEVGLDTHARKNRSGEAMELVVGPIIQEIVKRRNLLFQIENQKYFRYLVDHYDLEISTSLLNRKADFALVGDKNKIVNIEVNFFSGKGSKPQEIVDSYINRQNELLENGFYFIWITDGFGWKGQKNQIRKGLELIDYPLNLHFARKGLLEKILCQILQVSN
- the nagC_7 gene encoding N-acetylglucosamine repressor translates to MHYLKQSQRDVKKNNLNLILNTIIKHEPLSRADIVRITKISKPTVSNLIDYLLQREIINEIGIGESKGGRKPILISFNNLRKYIVATDLGREDCTVAISDLKGNILDKANEKFKKQDRLNDKLEIAKDLIHLLINNLKIEPSLIFKISCIAPGVYTERGKELKWSPVNTQNEGADIKNYFESEYHVPVIINHSTKLSLLGEKVAGKAKEYKNVLYIDFAYGLGCSFMIDGNIYFGMNNSAGEFGYFYSSLQEFMNNTVKPYEFGCLEKRISGYALQNKGLEKVKENPQSRILELVQGDQDKITGRTVFQAAMEGDQEATEILKSSFRYFNMALANIINLLTPEIVIFGGGFSNAGKYLLDLINGEIKDRVLHMPKLEISELKKDASIVGAIHYLLNNTDLLEEI
- the dpnA gene encoding Modification methylase DpnIIB gives rise to the protein MSDITSFQLENTTVWSVPERGTWYTHNPSFRGNFAPQIARNIILRYSQEGDTVLDPMVGGGTTLIETKTLHRRGIGRDINPDAIRITTDNLQFEYTNSLPQIVNLGDVRSLNGINDDSIDLILTHPPYLNIIKYSEGKIPKDLSNISSVDKFCQELEQGIKEFYRVLKENAYCAILIGDTRKAQHYIPLSYYVLELFLKNGFVLKEDIIKVQHNCKSTPYWKRKVGEYNFLMIMHEHMFVFRKPTKGEDLKRIRYSMKWNNR